A single region of the Methanobrevibacter sp. genome encodes:
- a CDS encoding TIGR02253 family HAD-type hydrolase has protein sequence MRNDDDRVVFFDIDGTLLDTTDFAETARKAAIGLMVDNGLPLDKDEAYGVLKTIIREKGSNYGKHFNMLTQVVLGHEDPMLVALGMTTYHNVKMALLRPFSETINTLIYLKSQGYRLAVISNGITIKQWEKLVRLNIYSFFDEVITSEEVGKEKPNKLIFDVALRKMHGNPEKSVMIGNKFKADALGAVNAGLSAILVNSDVTEEDREYIKQEKLDITIIDDIGDVNTIL, from the coding sequence ATGAGGAACGATGATGACCGTGTGGTTTTCTTTGATATAGATGGTACATTATTAGACACAACTGATTTTGCCGAAACTGCAAGAAAAGCAGCAATCGGATTAATGGTTGATAATGGACTGCCATTAGATAAAGATGAAGCATACGGAGTTTTAAAAACTATTATCCGTGAGAAAGGATCCAATTATGGAAAACACTTCAACATGTTGACCCAGGTTGTTTTAGGCCATGAGGATCCTATGTTAGTTGCACTTGGAATGACAACATACCACAACGTTAAAATGGCACTGCTTAGGCCATTTTCAGAAACCATTAATACATTAATATATTTAAAAAGCCAAGGATACCGTTTAGCAGTCATTTCAAATGGTATTACCATAAAACAATGGGAAAAACTAGTCAGGCTTAACATTTACTCATTTTTCGATGAAGTAATAACTTCCGAGGAAGTCGGAAAAGAAAAACCGAACAAACTGATTTTTGATGTTGCCCTTAGAAAAATGCATGGAAATCCTGAAAAATCAGTGATGATTGGAAATAAATTCAAAGCAGATGCATTAGGTGCTGTAAATGCAGGATTAAGTGCTATCCTTGTTAATTCCGATGTTACAGAAGAAGACCGTGAATATATAAAACAAGAAAAATTAGATATAACAATTATTGACGATATTGGTGATGTTAATACAATATTATAA
- a CDS encoding thermonuclease family protein — translation MNRQKISLILLIIFAIIIALTLANGLLGETDTIENKKGTLTIANKTVNYDNAGKCVEVIDGNTIQVYGVGKVQLTQVKTPKETESGYSAAKKFVEEKCLGKTVYLDIDDKQKEDKYGRILAIVYTNTTDINKEIIDSNLANISYFEPSEFKKGEI, via the coding sequence ATGAACAGACAGAAAATTTCCCTAATATTACTAATCATATTCGCAATTATAATAGCGCTTACATTAGCTAACGGCCTTTTAGGCGAAACAGACACTATCGAAAACAAAAAAGGAACATTGACAATAGCCAACAAAACAGTTAACTATGACAATGCCGGCAAATGCGTTGAAGTCATCGACGGCAATACAATACAGGTTTATGGTGTCGGAAAAGTTCAGCTGACACAGGTAAAGACACCTAAAGAAACAGAATCCGGATACAGTGCCGCCAAAAAATTTGTTGAAGAAAAGTGTCTTGGAAAAACTGTATATCTCGACATTGACGACAAGCAAAAAGAGGACAAATACGGACGCATACTGGCAATAGTTTACACTAACACAACAGACATCAACAAAGAAATAATAGACTCCAATCTAGCAAACATATCCTATTTCGAGCCAAGTGAGTTTAAAAAGGGTGAAATATAA
- a CDS encoding 30S ribosomal protein S8e produces the protein MAISQGKSTRSPSGARNVANRGKRKSELGRDPAETRLDEKKLRKIRTRGGNEKLRLATGNKINVTDANGKTQVVDILGVIENTANPNYVRRNIITKGAIVETPEGNAKVTSRPGQDGVINGILI, from the coding sequence ATGGCAATTTCTCAAGGAAAATCAACAAGAAGTCCATCCGGTGCAAGAAACGTTGCTAACCGTGGAAAAAGGAAATCAGAATTAGGAAGAGACCCAGCTGAAACTAGGTTAGATGAAAAGAAATTAAGAAAAATCAGAACCCGTGGCGGAAACGAAAAACTCAGATTAGCTACCGGTAACAAAATCAACGTTACAGACGCAAACGGAAAAACCCAAGTTGTAGATATTCTCGGTGTAATCGAAAACACCGCAAACCCTAACTACGTAAGAAGGAACATCATTACCAAAGGTGCTATCGTAGAAACTCCTGAAGGTAATGCTAAAGTAACATCCAGACCTGGTCAAGACGGTGTTATTAACGGAATTTTAATTTAA
- the hypE gene encoding hydrogenase expression/formation protein HypE, whose translation MSDDKISMNHGAGGEVMANLIASTVLDNITKKSVNGGISLDALDDGASIPLGDWEIVMTTDGHTIDPLFFPGGDIGRISAAGTINDVSVMGARPLAISNAIIMQEGFPIDDLDRIIKSLNETCEEVDVAVITGDTKVMPQDKLDGIVMVTTGIGIAKKGEVVRDSTLQVGDKIIVTGSLGDHGMSLMSFREGFGFETDLKSDVAPMWNIIKKALDIGGVTAMKDPTRGGFANAINEMASKAGVGVVLEQEAIPIKEEVHAVSEMLGIDPFEVANEGKVVMGVKADKAEEILEAIKGEKYGENAAIIGEVVEGDYVVVNTPIGGERILEAPIADPVPRVC comes from the coding sequence ATGTCAGATGATAAAATTAGTATGAATCACGGTGCTGGCGGAGAGGTAATGGCAAATTTAATAGCCAGTACAGTTTTGGACAATATCACAAAAAAAAGTGTAAATGGCGGTATTAGTTTAGATGCCTTGGACGATGGAGCTTCAATACCTTTAGGGGATTGGGAAATTGTAATGACAACTGACGGTCATACAATCGATCCTTTGTTTTTCCCTGGAGGGGATATTGGAAGAATTTCTGCAGCAGGAACAATCAATGACGTTTCTGTAATGGGAGCACGTCCATTAGCTATTTCTAATGCAATCATTATGCAGGAAGGCTTTCCTATAGATGACTTGGACAGAATCATAAAGTCACTAAATGAAACCTGTGAAGAGGTTGATGTTGCAGTGATTACTGGAGATACCAAAGTAATGCCTCAGGACAAGCTTGATGGAATAGTTATGGTAACTACAGGAATTGGAATCGCCAAAAAAGGCGAAGTAGTGCGTGACTCAACCTTGCAAGTCGGTGATAAAATCATCGTCACAGGTAGTTTGGGTGACCACGGAATGAGTTTAATGTCATTCAGGGAAGGTTTCGGTTTTGAAACTGATTTAAAATCTGATGTTGCTCCGATGTGGAATATTATCAAGAAAGCATTAGACATTGGGGGAGTTACAGCAATGAAAGACCCAACCCGTGGAGGTTTTGCTAATGCAATAAACGAAATGGCTTCAAAAGCTGGTGTTGGTGTCGTTTTAGAGCAAGAAGCAATTCCTATTAAAGAAGAGGTTCATGCTGTATCTGAAATGTTGGGCATTGATCCATTTGAAGTAGCTAATGAAGGAAAAGTGGTCATGGGTGTCAAAGCCGACAAAGCTGAAGAAATCCTTGAAGCTATCAAAGGCGAAAAGTATGGTGAAAATGCAGCAATTATTGGGGAAGTAGTTGAAGGAGATTACGTGGTTGTAAATACTCCTATCGGTGGTGAAAGAATTCTCGAAGCACCTATTGCTGACCCGGTACCTAGAGTTTGTTAG
- a CDS encoding RDD family protein, whose protein sequence is MASVFSRRIVAYIIDFFVVSAVMWILSYFLSIIFSPIDVGSVYAYLPYLAPILGFVYFVVCEKAKGASIGKALMFLEVRSKNGSYINWPQAIVRNLTKIYWVPIIFDWLIGRIMNTDRLFGNVTRTVVVNTVN, encoded by the coding sequence ATGGCAAGTGTATTTTCTAGAAGAATAGTTGCATATATTATTGACTTTTTTGTAGTTTCAGCAGTAATGTGGATTTTATCCTATTTCCTATCAATAATATTCAGTCCTATTGATGTTGGTTCTGTTTATGCTTACTTACCATATCTTGCCCCTATATTAGGTTTTGTTTATTTTGTTGTTTGTGAAAAGGCTAAAGGAGCATCAATCGGTAAAGCATTGATGTTTTTAGAAGTAAGGTCTAAAAATGGTTCCTACATAAACTGGCCTCAGGCTATTGTGCGCAATTTAACTAAAATCTATTGGGTTCCAATCATTTTTGACTGGTTAATAGGCAGGATTATGAATACTGACAGATTATTTGGAAATGTGACACGTACTGTTGTTGTCAATACAGTGAATTAA
- a CDS encoding radical SAM protein — MHYVESKSILSANNGMNLYRGCTHGCIYCDSRSKVYGMNHKFEDIEVKQNSLELLKKELIKRKPSMIGTGAMTDPYIPLEKHLQYVRNALKLIYKYGFGFTCITKSDLILRDLDLLKKINEKSKAVVQMTLTTADDDLCTILEPNVCKTSRRVEVLNELNDEGIPTVVWLCPILPYINDTQENITSIIDYCIDANVKGILCFEMGLTLREGNRQYFYSKLDESFPGLKDKYIEKFGNNYSIPSPNNHKLMDIFQKRTSGAGILNNADEIFEYLHDFPQKSYQSTLTFK, encoded by the coding sequence ATGCACTACGTTGAATCCAAAAGCATATTGTCAGCCAACAATGGAATGAATCTCTATAGAGGCTGCACCCACGGATGCATATACTGTGATTCCAGAAGCAAGGTTTACGGCATGAATCACAAATTTGAAGACATTGAAGTCAAGCAGAACTCATTGGAACTGCTTAAAAAAGAACTTATCAAAAGAAAACCCTCCATGATTGGAACAGGTGCAATGACAGACCCCTACATTCCTCTTGAAAAACATCTGCAATATGTCCGGAACGCTTTGAAGCTAATATACAAGTACGGATTCGGATTTACCTGCATTACCAAATCAGACCTAATACTTAGGGATTTGGACTTGCTTAAAAAAATCAATGAAAAGTCAAAAGCGGTTGTTCAGATGACTCTCACCACTGCAGATGATGATTTGTGCACCATACTGGAGCCCAATGTCTGTAAAACTTCAAGACGTGTTGAAGTTTTAAATGAATTGAATGATGAGGGCATTCCAACAGTTGTATGGCTGTGCCCGATACTGCCCTACATTAACGACACACAAGAGAATATTACAAGCATTATTGATTATTGCATTGATGCAAATGTTAAGGGGATACTGTGCTTTGAAATGGGCTTGACGCTGAGGGAAGGAAACCGTCAATATTTCTACTCAAAACTGGATGAGAGTTTCCCCGGACTTAAAGATAAATACATTGAAAAATTCGGAAATAACTATTCAATTCCAAGCCCCAACAATCACAAACTTATGGATATCTTTCAAAAACGAACATCTGGTGCAGGGATTTTAAACAATGCCGATGAAATCTTTGAATATCTCCATGATTTTCCCCAAAAATCATATCAGTCCACATTAACTTTTAAATAG
- a CDS encoding DNA polymerase domain-containing protein, translating into MVSESPEQLALEAEIKAQAQKFLTYLNSTLPESMELEYEGFYRRGFFVSKKRYAVIEDGEIIAKGLELVRRDWAPIVKNTQEEILMAILKEGDSDKAIKAVKKVLKRIKKGEVDNKELIIHTQITKPLDQYKQVGPHVVAARKIEEHGIKVTRGTIIQYIIVKGKGSISQRAVPYEYSEGYTYDKDYYINNQLIPAVERIMYAFGYTKKDLEDMARGEVQQSLDAFF; encoded by the coding sequence TTGGTCAGTGAAAGCCCAGAACAGTTAGCTCTTGAAGCAGAAATAAAAGCGCAAGCTCAGAAATTTTTAACTTACCTCAATTCAACCCTTCCGGAAAGCATGGAATTGGAATATGAAGGGTTTTACAGAAGAGGATTTTTTGTAAGTAAAAAAAGATATGCCGTTATTGAAGACGGAGAGATTATAGCTAAAGGACTTGAATTGGTTAGAAGGGACTGGGCACCAATCGTCAAAAACACCCAGGAAGAAATCCTGATGGCCATATTGAAGGAAGGGGATTCCGATAAAGCAATTAAAGCCGTTAAAAAAGTTCTCAAAAGAATTAAAAAAGGTGAAGTTGACAATAAGGAACTCATCATCCACACCCAAATAACCAAACCGTTAGACCAGTACAAACAGGTCGGTCCCCATGTTGTTGCTGCAAGGAAAATCGAAGAGCATGGAATTAAAGTGACAAGAGGAACCATCATCCAATATATAATCGTCAAAGGAAAAGGATCAATCAGTCAGCGTGCAGTCCCATACGAATACAGCGAAGGATATACATATGACAAGGATTACTATATCAACAATCAGCTCATTCCGGCAGTTGAAAGAATAATGTATGCTTTCGGATATACAAAAAAAGACCTTGAGGACATGGCTCGCGGTGAAGTCCAGCAAAGTTTAGATGCATTCTTCTAA
- a CDS encoding PD-(D/E)XK nuclease family protein gives MEQKNINGYEKNYEIKEHPDIKGIQIIEGKNNFPISWLNKQGYCEYQLYLEYMKGIETPATPEMTHGSDIHHQLEDIFKQDATPATFEEAVEASKDKASMSREVFVIAPEYGIRGYIDEIWMKPDEIVIIDDKPGRTPYFSTMNQVRAYCLAFKSMTCDERKMKAALRERGTENLFWIEIFTPEVEKEIKFTLERMQGLFDGTRPFVPTKNANKCRSCRYKRYCEHYKQE, from the coding sequence ATGGAACAAAAAAACATTAACGGATATGAAAAAAACTATGAAATTAAAGAACACCCTGACATCAAAGGTATTCAAATAATTGAAGGAAAAAACAATTTCCCGATTAGCTGGCTCAACAAACAGGGATATTGCGAATACCAGCTATATCTCGAATACATGAAAGGTATCGAAACACCTGCAACACCTGAAATGACACACGGCAGCGACATCCACCACCAGCTTGAAGACATATTCAAACAGGACGCAACACCTGCAACCTTTGAAGAGGCAGTTGAGGCATCCAAGGATAAGGCTTCAATGTCAAGGGAAGTTTTCGTCATTGCACCTGAATACGGAATAAGAGGTTACATTGACGAAATATGGATGAAACCTGATGAAATTGTAATAATTGATGACAAACCTGGTCGTACACCATACTTTTCAACAATGAATCAGGTAAGAGCATACTGCCTTGCATTCAAAAGCATGACCTGCGATGAAAGGAAAATGAAAGCTGCATTAAGGGAACGTGGAACCGAAAACCTCTTTTGGATTGAAATATTCACCCCTGAAGTTGAAAAGGAAATAAAATTCACACTTGAAAGAATGCAGGGACTGTTTGACGGAACAAGACCATTTGTACCAACCAAAAATGCAAACAAATGCAGATCATGCAGATACAAACGTTATTGTGAACACTACAAACAGGAATAG